A region from the Anoplolepis gracilipes chromosome 2, ASM4749672v1, whole genome shotgun sequence genome encodes:
- the Nrx-iv gene encoding neurexin-4 isoform X1: MTALRCLVYAFAVTASSFAYDDECYIPLLDRAQLTATSSLPERGPKNARLNDGNAWTASSSDFGQYLIMDLGQVMNITGVATQGRSVQNEYVMEYRISYGTNGLDYVDYKEEDGHAKMFKGNVDGDRIKLNKFEVPIIAQWIRINPTRWRDRISLRVELYGCDYVSDVVAFNGSSLVRLDLLREPIETDRHFIRFRFKTNNADGVLMYSRGTQGDYIALQLRDNRMLLNIDLGSGIMTSLSVGSLLDDNMWHDVLISRNRKNISFSVDRVLIKGRIKGEFHRLDLNRELYFGGVPNKQDGLVVNQNFTGCIENFYLNSTNIIRELKETEIIDENLRYYKINTLYSCPEPPIIPVTFVTTGSFARLKGYEGVPSMNVSLAFRTYEEQGIILYHRFTTPGYVKLYLDGGKLKTDIKTKANPFATLDNFYEKFNDGKWHQVILTIAKNSLILNVDGRPMRTERLLEMLTGSFYYIGGITIDQIISMTTDQKTDSAKNIPGFVGCMRMISIDGNYKLPTDWKEEEYCCKNEIVFDTCQMVDRCNPNPCKHSGVCYQNSNEFFCDCANTGYAGAVCHTSLNPLSCEAYKNMNAVNQRADIKVDVDGSGPLKPFPVTCEFFTNGRVMTVLRHSNENLTPVDGFEEPGSFIQDIIYDADFDQIEALLNRSINCRQKINYACKHSKLFNSPVPQGDYFRPNSWWVSRNNQKMDYWGGALPGSRKCECGILGNCADPTKWCNCDAGLEGWLEDGGDITEKEYLPVKQLRFGDTGTPLDEKEGRYTLGALICEGDDLFKNVVTFRIVDATINLPTFDFGHSGDIYFEFKTTIEDAVIIHSRGPTDYIKVSINSGNQINFQHVAGGGPLTVSVQTSYKLADNRWHSVSVERNRKEARIVIDGALKNQVPEPPGPVRALHLTSELVVGAATDYRDGFVGCIRALLLNGQLQDLRSYARRGLYGVTEGCTGRCESNPCLNNGTCHERYDGYWCDCRWTAFKGPICADEIGVNMRPSSMIKYDFMGSWRSTIAEKIRVGFTTTNPKGFLLGLFSNISGEYMTIMISNSGHLRVVFDFGFERQEVIFPYKHFGLGQYHDIRIGRKNSGATLVMQVDNYEPREFNFNIKNSADAQFNNIQYMYIGKNESMTEGFAGCISRVEFDDIYPLKLLFQENGPGNVRSLGTPLTEDFCGVEPITHPPDVIETRPPPQVDEEKVRAAYNETDTAILGSVLAVILIALVIMAILIGRYMSRHKGEYLTQEDKGAEIALDPDSAVVHSATGHQVQKKKEWFI, translated from the exons ACGGAAACGCATGGACGGCTAGCAGCTCCGATTTCGGTCAGTATTTAATAATGGATCTGGGCCAAGTTATGAACATCACAGGCGTGGCGACTCAGGGCAGATCGGTGCAGAACGAATATGTTATGGAATATCGTATTAGCTATGGCACCAATGGCCTCGATTACGTGGATTACAAGGAAGAAGATGGCCACGCAAAG ATGTTTAAAGGTAATGTAGACGGAGATAGAATAAAGCTTAATAAATTCGAAGTACCAATAATCGCACAGTGGATAAGAATAAATCCAACACGATGGCGGGACAGAATCTCGCTGAGAGTTGAACTCTACGGATGCGACTATG TGTCTGATGTTGTTGCCTTTAACGGATCGTCCCTCGTACGGTTGGATCTACTAAGGGAGCCTATTGAAACTGACAGACATTTTATACGTTTCCgctttaaaacaaataatgccgatGGCGTATTAATGTATTCTCGTGGTACGCAAGGTGATTATATAGCCTTGCAATTGCGGGACAATAGAATGTTACTTAATATCGATCTCGGATCCGGTATTATGACGAGTCTGTCAGTTGGCAGTCTTTTGGATGACAATATGTGGCATGATGTTTTAATCTCacgaaatagaaaaaatatttccttctCTGTCGATAGAGTATTGATCAAAGGCAGAATAAAAGGGGAATTTCATCGATTGGATTTAAATAGAGAA ctttACTTTGGTGGTGTGCCCAATAAGCAAGATGGTTTGGTAGTGAACCAGAATTTTACCGGTTGTatagaaaacttttatttaaactcgACGAATATAATTCGCGAGCTGAAGGAGACGGAAATCATAGATGAGAATCTGagatattataagattaatacaCTCTATAGTTGTCCGGAACCTCCCATAATACCTGTCACATTTGTAACTACTGGATCTTTCGCCAGACTGAAGGGTTATGAAGGTGTACCGTCTATGAATGTCTCTCTCGCGTTTCGAACGTACGAAGAACAAGGAATAATTCTTTACCATCGATTTACGACTCCGGGTTATGTTAAG CTATATCTGGACGGGGGTAAATTGAAGACCGATATAAAGACAAAAGCTAATCCGTTTGCGACTCTGGATAACTTTTACGAAAAATTCAACGATGGAAAGTGGCATCAAGTAATTTTGACAATTGCTAAAAATTCTCTCATTTTAAATGTCGACGGACGACCAATGAGAACTGAGCGTCTCCTCGAAATGTTAACTggatcattttattatatcggtGGTATAACCATCGATCAAATCATTAGTATGACCACCGATCAGAAAACCGATAGCGCTAAAAATATTCCTGGTTTCGTTGGTTGTATGAGGATGATAAGTATCGACGGGAATTACAAATTGCCGACTGACTGGAAAGAGGAAGAGTACTGTTGTAAAAACGAGATCGTCTTCGATACTTGTCAAATGGTAGATCGTTGTAATCCAAATCCTTGCAAGCACTCTGGTGTTTGTTATCAAAATTCTAACGAATTTTTCTGTGATTGTGCCAATACTGGATACGCAGGCGCCGTTTGTCACACCT CATTAAATCCCTTATCGTGCGAGGCATATAAGAATATGAATGCGGTGAATCAACGTGCAGACATTAAGGTTGATGTCGATGGGAGCGGACCCTTGAAGCCATTTCCGGTCACTTGCGAATTCTTCACTAATGGGCGCGTAATGACAGTTTTACGTCATAGTAATGAGAATTTAACTCCCGTCGATGGATTCGAAGAACCTGGAAGCTTTATACaggatattatttatgatgcTGATTTCGATCAGATAGAAGCTTTATTAAATCGATCTATAAACTGCAgacaaaagataaattatgcTTGCAAACATTCCAAGTTATTTAACTCTCCAg TCCCTCAGGGTGACTACTTTAGACCGAACTCGTGGTGGGTGAGTCGGAATAATCAAAAGATGGATTACTGGGGCGGTGCGTTACCTGGGTCACGAAAATGCGAGTGTGGTATACTTGGGAATTGTGCGGATCCTACTAAGTGGTGTAACTGTGATGCTGGATTGGAAGGATGGTTGGAAGACGGCGGCGATATTACGGAGAAAGAATATCTTCCCGTCAAACAATTACGTTTTGGCGACACAGGTACACCGCTCGACGAAAAAGAGGGTCGTTACACGTTAGGCGCGCTTATCTGCGAAGGTGATG ATCTATTTAAGAATGTAGTCACATTCCGCATCGTGGATGCTACCATCAATCTACCAACATTTGATTTTGGGCACAGTGgtgacatttattttgaattcaaAACCACTATTGAAGACGCGGTGATAATTCACAGCAGAGGACCCACCGATTATATTAAGGTTTCCATAAATAGTGGAAACCAGATAAATTTCCAACACGTGGCTGGCGGTGGGCCGCTCACTGTGAGCGTGCAAACATCTTACAAGCTGGCGGATAATCGATGGCATTCCGTGTCGGTTGAAAGAAATCGCAAGGAAGCCCGAATTGTCATTGACGGAGCACTGAAAAACCAAGTGCCAGAACCACCAGGTCCTGTGCGTGCACTTCATCTCACCTCGGAGCTCGTGGTGGGAGCCGCTACCGATTACAGAGACGGATTCGTCGGTTGCATAAGAGCGTTACTTCTCAACGGTCAATTACAGGATTTGAGAAGTTATGCCCGACGCGGGTTGTACGGCGTTACCGAAGGTTGTACGGGAAGATGCGAGAGTAATCCTTGCCTCAATAATGGCACGTGTCATGAAAGGTATGATGGATATTGGTGCGACTGTCGATGGACGGCGTTTAAAGGACCCATCTGTGCAGACG aaattgGTGTGAATATGCGACCCAGTTCGATGATAAAATACGACTTTATGGGCAGCTGGCGTTCCACTATCGCTGAGAAAATACGCGTTGGTTTCACGACGACAAATCCAAAAGGATTTTTACTTGGTCTCTTTTCCAATATCTCGGGAGAATATATGACTATAATGATCTCAAACAGCGGACATTTACGTGTGGTGTTTGACTTTGGTTTCGAGCGGCAAGAAGTCATATTTCCGTACAAACATTTCGGCTTGGGACAGTATCACGATATCAGGATCGGCCGGAAAAATTCAGGCGCAACTCTGGTAATGCAAGTTGACAATTATGAACCGAGGgaattcaattttaacataaagaATTCCGCGGATGCACAATTCAACAATATCCAATACATGTACATCGGCAAGAACGAATCTATGACGGAAGGATTCGCGGGTTGCATATCGAGAGTCGAATTTGATGATATATATCCGTTAAAACTACTCTTCCAAGAGAATGGACCTGGCAACGTACGCTCGCTCGGTACTCCATTGACCGAAGACTTTTGTGGAGTCGAGCCGATCACACATCCGCCGGATGTCATCGAGACACGTCCGCCGCCGCAAGTGGACGAGGAAAAAGTGAGAGCCGCGTACAATGAGACTGACACAGCCATTTTAGGAAGCGTACTAGCGGTTATTCTGATTGCGCTTGTGATTATGGCAATCCTCATAGGTAGATATATGTCTAGGCATAAAGGCGAATATTTGACGCAAGAGGACAAAGGTGCTGAGATTGCCTTGGATCCGGATTCAGCAGTTGTACATTCTGCCACTGGTCATCAAGTccagaagaaaaaagaatggtTCATCTGA
- the Nrx-iv gene encoding neurexin-4 isoform X2, which produces MTALRCLVYAFAVTASSFAYDDECYIPLLDRAQLTATSSLPERGPKNARLNGDSTWSPELSSYDQHLTMELGDRYEIRSIATRGRAHTNEYVTEYIIQYSDDGQAWASYENQDGVDEMFKGNVDGDRIKLNKFEVPIIAQWIRINPTRWRDRISLRVELYGCDYVSDVVAFNGSSLVRLDLLREPIETDRHFIRFRFKTNNADGVLMYSRGTQGDYIALQLRDNRMLLNIDLGSGIMTSLSVGSLLDDNMWHDVLISRNRKNISFSVDRVLIKGRIKGEFHRLDLNRELYFGGVPNKQDGLVVNQNFTGCIENFYLNSTNIIRELKETEIIDENLRYYKINTLYSCPEPPIIPVTFVTTGSFARLKGYEGVPSMNVSLAFRTYEEQGIILYHRFTTPGYVKLYLDGGKLKTDIKTKANPFATLDNFYEKFNDGKWHQVILTIAKNSLILNVDGRPMRTERLLEMLTGSFYYIGGITIDQIISMTTDQKTDSAKNIPGFVGCMRMISIDGNYKLPTDWKEEEYCCKNEIVFDTCQMVDRCNPNPCKHSGVCYQNSNEFFCDCANTGYAGAVCHTSLNPLSCEAYKNMNAVNQRADIKVDVDGSGPLKPFPVTCEFFTNGRVMTVLRHSNENLTPVDGFEEPGSFIQDIIYDADFDQIEALLNRSINCRQKINYACKHSKLFNSPVPQGDYFRPNSWWVSRNNQKMDYWGGALPGSRKCECGILGNCADPTKWCNCDAGLEGWLEDGGDITEKEYLPVKQLRFGDTGTPLDEKEGRYTLGALICEGDDLFKNVVTFRIVDATINLPTFDFGHSGDIYFEFKTTIEDAVIIHSRGPTDYIKVSINSGNQINFQHVAGGGPLTVSVQTSYKLADNRWHSVSVERNRKEARIVIDGALKNQVPEPPGPVRALHLTSELVVGAATDYRDGFVGCIRALLLNGQLQDLRSYARRGLYGVTEGCTGRCESNPCLNNGTCHERYDGYWCDCRWTAFKGPICADEIGVNMRPSSMIKYDFMGSWRSTIAEKIRVGFTTTNPKGFLLGLFSNISGEYMTIMISNSGHLRVVFDFGFERQEVIFPYKHFGLGQYHDIRIGRKNSGATLVMQVDNYEPREFNFNIKNSADAQFNNIQYMYIGKNESMTEGFAGCISRVEFDDIYPLKLLFQENGPGNVRSLGTPLTEDFCGVEPITHPPDVIETRPPPQVDEEKVRAAYNETDTAILGSVLAVILIALVIMAILIGRYMSRHKGEYLTQEDKGAEIALDPDSAVVHSATGHQVQKKKEWFI; this is translated from the exons GAGATTCCACGTGGTCACCAGAACTTAGCAGTTACGATCAACATCTTACTATGGAGCTGGGAGACAGATATGAGATACGCAGCATTGCTACGCGAGGGCGGGCTCATACTAATGAATACGTGACAGAATATATTATCCAATATTCTGATGATGGTCAAGCTTGGGCCAGTTATGAAAACCAGGATGGTGTAGATGAG ATGTTTAAAGGTAATGTAGACGGAGATAGAATAAAGCTTAATAAATTCGAAGTACCAATAATCGCACAGTGGATAAGAATAAATCCAACACGATGGCGGGACAGAATCTCGCTGAGAGTTGAACTCTACGGATGCGACTATG TGTCTGATGTTGTTGCCTTTAACGGATCGTCCCTCGTACGGTTGGATCTACTAAGGGAGCCTATTGAAACTGACAGACATTTTATACGTTTCCgctttaaaacaaataatgccgatGGCGTATTAATGTATTCTCGTGGTACGCAAGGTGATTATATAGCCTTGCAATTGCGGGACAATAGAATGTTACTTAATATCGATCTCGGATCCGGTATTATGACGAGTCTGTCAGTTGGCAGTCTTTTGGATGACAATATGTGGCATGATGTTTTAATCTCacgaaatagaaaaaatatttccttctCTGTCGATAGAGTATTGATCAAAGGCAGAATAAAAGGGGAATTTCATCGATTGGATTTAAATAGAGAA ctttACTTTGGTGGTGTGCCCAATAAGCAAGATGGTTTGGTAGTGAACCAGAATTTTACCGGTTGTatagaaaacttttatttaaactcgACGAATATAATTCGCGAGCTGAAGGAGACGGAAATCATAGATGAGAATCTGagatattataagattaatacaCTCTATAGTTGTCCGGAACCTCCCATAATACCTGTCACATTTGTAACTACTGGATCTTTCGCCAGACTGAAGGGTTATGAAGGTGTACCGTCTATGAATGTCTCTCTCGCGTTTCGAACGTACGAAGAACAAGGAATAATTCTTTACCATCGATTTACGACTCCGGGTTATGTTAAG CTATATCTGGACGGGGGTAAATTGAAGACCGATATAAAGACAAAAGCTAATCCGTTTGCGACTCTGGATAACTTTTACGAAAAATTCAACGATGGAAAGTGGCATCAAGTAATTTTGACAATTGCTAAAAATTCTCTCATTTTAAATGTCGACGGACGACCAATGAGAACTGAGCGTCTCCTCGAAATGTTAACTggatcattttattatatcggtGGTATAACCATCGATCAAATCATTAGTATGACCACCGATCAGAAAACCGATAGCGCTAAAAATATTCCTGGTTTCGTTGGTTGTATGAGGATGATAAGTATCGACGGGAATTACAAATTGCCGACTGACTGGAAAGAGGAAGAGTACTGTTGTAAAAACGAGATCGTCTTCGATACTTGTCAAATGGTAGATCGTTGTAATCCAAATCCTTGCAAGCACTCTGGTGTTTGTTATCAAAATTCTAACGAATTTTTCTGTGATTGTGCCAATACTGGATACGCAGGCGCCGTTTGTCACACCT CATTAAATCCCTTATCGTGCGAGGCATATAAGAATATGAATGCGGTGAATCAACGTGCAGACATTAAGGTTGATGTCGATGGGAGCGGACCCTTGAAGCCATTTCCGGTCACTTGCGAATTCTTCACTAATGGGCGCGTAATGACAGTTTTACGTCATAGTAATGAGAATTTAACTCCCGTCGATGGATTCGAAGAACCTGGAAGCTTTATACaggatattatttatgatgcTGATTTCGATCAGATAGAAGCTTTATTAAATCGATCTATAAACTGCAgacaaaagataaattatgcTTGCAAACATTCCAAGTTATTTAACTCTCCAg TCCCTCAGGGTGACTACTTTAGACCGAACTCGTGGTGGGTGAGTCGGAATAATCAAAAGATGGATTACTGGGGCGGTGCGTTACCTGGGTCACGAAAATGCGAGTGTGGTATACTTGGGAATTGTGCGGATCCTACTAAGTGGTGTAACTGTGATGCTGGATTGGAAGGATGGTTGGAAGACGGCGGCGATATTACGGAGAAAGAATATCTTCCCGTCAAACAATTACGTTTTGGCGACACAGGTACACCGCTCGACGAAAAAGAGGGTCGTTACACGTTAGGCGCGCTTATCTGCGAAGGTGATG ATCTATTTAAGAATGTAGTCACATTCCGCATCGTGGATGCTACCATCAATCTACCAACATTTGATTTTGGGCACAGTGgtgacatttattttgaattcaaAACCACTATTGAAGACGCGGTGATAATTCACAGCAGAGGACCCACCGATTATATTAAGGTTTCCATAAATAGTGGAAACCAGATAAATTTCCAACACGTGGCTGGCGGTGGGCCGCTCACTGTGAGCGTGCAAACATCTTACAAGCTGGCGGATAATCGATGGCATTCCGTGTCGGTTGAAAGAAATCGCAAGGAAGCCCGAATTGTCATTGACGGAGCACTGAAAAACCAAGTGCCAGAACCACCAGGTCCTGTGCGTGCACTTCATCTCACCTCGGAGCTCGTGGTGGGAGCCGCTACCGATTACAGAGACGGATTCGTCGGTTGCATAAGAGCGTTACTTCTCAACGGTCAATTACAGGATTTGAGAAGTTATGCCCGACGCGGGTTGTACGGCGTTACCGAAGGTTGTACGGGAAGATGCGAGAGTAATCCTTGCCTCAATAATGGCACGTGTCATGAAAGGTATGATGGATATTGGTGCGACTGTCGATGGACGGCGTTTAAAGGACCCATCTGTGCAGACG aaattgGTGTGAATATGCGACCCAGTTCGATGATAAAATACGACTTTATGGGCAGCTGGCGTTCCACTATCGCTGAGAAAATACGCGTTGGTTTCACGACGACAAATCCAAAAGGATTTTTACTTGGTCTCTTTTCCAATATCTCGGGAGAATATATGACTATAATGATCTCAAACAGCGGACATTTACGTGTGGTGTTTGACTTTGGTTTCGAGCGGCAAGAAGTCATATTTCCGTACAAACATTTCGGCTTGGGACAGTATCACGATATCAGGATCGGCCGGAAAAATTCAGGCGCAACTCTGGTAATGCAAGTTGACAATTATGAACCGAGGgaattcaattttaacataaagaATTCCGCGGATGCACAATTCAACAATATCCAATACATGTACATCGGCAAGAACGAATCTATGACGGAAGGATTCGCGGGTTGCATATCGAGAGTCGAATTTGATGATATATATCCGTTAAAACTACTCTTCCAAGAGAATGGACCTGGCAACGTACGCTCGCTCGGTACTCCATTGACCGAAGACTTTTGTGGAGTCGAGCCGATCACACATCCGCCGGATGTCATCGAGACACGTCCGCCGCCGCAAGTGGACGAGGAAAAAGTGAGAGCCGCGTACAATGAGACTGACACAGCCATTTTAGGAAGCGTACTAGCGGTTATTCTGATTGCGCTTGTGATTATGGCAATCCTCATAGGTAGATATATGTCTAGGCATAAAGGCGAATATTTGACGCAAGAGGACAAAGGTGCTGAGATTGCCTTGGATCCGGATTCAGCAGTTGTACATTCTGCCACTGGTCATCAAGTccagaagaaaaaagaatggtTCATCTGA
- the Nrx-iv gene encoding neurexin-4 isoform X3: protein MELGDRYEIRSIATRGRAHTNEYVTEYIIQYSDDGQAWASYENQDGVDEMFKGNVDGDRIKLNKFEVPIIAQWIRINPTRWRDRISLRVELYGCDYVSDVVAFNGSSLVRLDLLREPIETDRHFIRFRFKTNNADGVLMYSRGTQGDYIALQLRDNRMLLNIDLGSGIMTSLSVGSLLDDNMWHDVLISRNRKNISFSVDRVLIKGRIKGEFHRLDLNRELYFGGVPNKQDGLVVNQNFTGCIENFYLNSTNIIRELKETEIIDENLRYYKINTLYSCPEPPIIPVTFVTTGSFARLKGYEGVPSMNVSLAFRTYEEQGIILYHRFTTPGYVKLYLDGGKLKTDIKTKANPFATLDNFYEKFNDGKWHQVILTIAKNSLILNVDGRPMRTERLLEMLTGSFYYIGGITIDQIISMTTDQKTDSAKNIPGFVGCMRMISIDGNYKLPTDWKEEEYCCKNEIVFDTCQMVDRCNPNPCKHSGVCYQNSNEFFCDCANTGYAGAVCHTSLNPLSCEAYKNMNAVNQRADIKVDVDGSGPLKPFPVTCEFFTNGRVMTVLRHSNENLTPVDGFEEPGSFIQDIIYDADFDQIEALLNRSINCRQKINYACKHSKLFNSPVPQGDYFRPNSWWVSRNNQKMDYWGGALPGSRKCECGILGNCADPTKWCNCDAGLEGWLEDGGDITEKEYLPVKQLRFGDTGTPLDEKEGRYTLGALICEGDDLFKNVVTFRIVDATINLPTFDFGHSGDIYFEFKTTIEDAVIIHSRGPTDYIKVSINSGNQINFQHVAGGGPLTVSVQTSYKLADNRWHSVSVERNRKEARIVIDGALKNQVPEPPGPVRALHLTSELVVGAATDYRDGFVGCIRALLLNGQLQDLRSYARRGLYGVTEGCTGRCESNPCLNNGTCHERYDGYWCDCRWTAFKGPICADEIGVNMRPSSMIKYDFMGSWRSTIAEKIRVGFTTTNPKGFLLGLFSNISGEYMTIMISNSGHLRVVFDFGFERQEVIFPYKHFGLGQYHDIRIGRKNSGATLVMQVDNYEPREFNFNIKNSADAQFNNIQYMYIGKNESMTEGFAGCISRVEFDDIYPLKLLFQENGPGNVRSLGTPLTEDFCGVEPITHPPDVIETRPPPQVDEEKVRAAYNETDTAILGSVLAVILIALVIMAILIGRYMSRHKGEYLTQEDKGAEIALDPDSAVVHSATGHQVQKKKEWFI, encoded by the exons ATGGAGCTGGGAGACAGATATGAGATACGCAGCATTGCTACGCGAGGGCGGGCTCATACTAATGAATACGTGACAGAATATATTATCCAATATTCTGATGATGGTCAAGCTTGGGCCAGTTATGAAAACCAGGATGGTGTAGATGAG ATGTTTAAAGGTAATGTAGACGGAGATAGAATAAAGCTTAATAAATTCGAAGTACCAATAATCGCACAGTGGATAAGAATAAATCCAACACGATGGCGGGACAGAATCTCGCTGAGAGTTGAACTCTACGGATGCGACTATG TGTCTGATGTTGTTGCCTTTAACGGATCGTCCCTCGTACGGTTGGATCTACTAAGGGAGCCTATTGAAACTGACAGACATTTTATACGTTTCCgctttaaaacaaataatgccgatGGCGTATTAATGTATTCTCGTGGTACGCAAGGTGATTATATAGCCTTGCAATTGCGGGACAATAGAATGTTACTTAATATCGATCTCGGATCCGGTATTATGACGAGTCTGTCAGTTGGCAGTCTTTTGGATGACAATATGTGGCATGATGTTTTAATCTCacgaaatagaaaaaatatttccttctCTGTCGATAGAGTATTGATCAAAGGCAGAATAAAAGGGGAATTTCATCGATTGGATTTAAATAGAGAA ctttACTTTGGTGGTGTGCCCAATAAGCAAGATGGTTTGGTAGTGAACCAGAATTTTACCGGTTGTatagaaaacttttatttaaactcgACGAATATAATTCGCGAGCTGAAGGAGACGGAAATCATAGATGAGAATCTGagatattataagattaatacaCTCTATAGTTGTCCGGAACCTCCCATAATACCTGTCACATTTGTAACTACTGGATCTTTCGCCAGACTGAAGGGTTATGAAGGTGTACCGTCTATGAATGTCTCTCTCGCGTTTCGAACGTACGAAGAACAAGGAATAATTCTTTACCATCGATTTACGACTCCGGGTTATGTTAAG CTATATCTGGACGGGGGTAAATTGAAGACCGATATAAAGACAAAAGCTAATCCGTTTGCGACTCTGGATAACTTTTACGAAAAATTCAACGATGGAAAGTGGCATCAAGTAATTTTGACAATTGCTAAAAATTCTCTCATTTTAAATGTCGACGGACGACCAATGAGAACTGAGCGTCTCCTCGAAATGTTAACTggatcattttattatatcggtGGTATAACCATCGATCAAATCATTAGTATGACCACCGATCAGAAAACCGATAGCGCTAAAAATATTCCTGGTTTCGTTGGTTGTATGAGGATGATAAGTATCGACGGGAATTACAAATTGCCGACTGACTGGAAAGAGGAAGAGTACTGTTGTAAAAACGAGATCGTCTTCGATACTTGTCAAATGGTAGATCGTTGTAATCCAAATCCTTGCAAGCACTCTGGTGTTTGTTATCAAAATTCTAACGAATTTTTCTGTGATTGTGCCAATACTGGATACGCAGGCGCCGTTTGTCACACCT CATTAAATCCCTTATCGTGCGAGGCATATAAGAATATGAATGCGGTGAATCAACGTGCAGACATTAAGGTTGATGTCGATGGGAGCGGACCCTTGAAGCCATTTCCGGTCACTTGCGAATTCTTCACTAATGGGCGCGTAATGACAGTTTTACGTCATAGTAATGAGAATTTAACTCCCGTCGATGGATTCGAAGAACCTGGAAGCTTTATACaggatattatttatgatgcTGATTTCGATCAGATAGAAGCTTTATTAAATCGATCTATAAACTGCAgacaaaagataaattatgcTTGCAAACATTCCAAGTTATTTAACTCTCCAg TCCCTCAGGGTGACTACTTTAGACCGAACTCGTGGTGGGTGAGTCGGAATAATCAAAAGATGGATTACTGGGGCGGTGCGTTACCTGGGTCACGAAAATGCGAGTGTGGTATACTTGGGAATTGTGCGGATCCTACTAAGTGGTGTAACTGTGATGCTGGATTGGAAGGATGGTTGGAAGACGGCGGCGATATTACGGAGAAAGAATATCTTCCCGTCAAACAATTACGTTTTGGCGACACAGGTACACCGCTCGACGAAAAAGAGGGTCGTTACACGTTAGGCGCGCTTATCTGCGAAGGTGATG ATCTATTTAAGAATGTAGTCACATTCCGCATCGTGGATGCTACCATCAATCTACCAACATTTGATTTTGGGCACAGTGgtgacatttattttgaattcaaAACCACTATTGAAGACGCGGTGATAATTCACAGCAGAGGACCCACCGATTATATTAAGGTTTCCATAAATAGTGGAAACCAGATAAATTTCCAACACGTGGCTGGCGGTGGGCCGCTCACTGTGAGCGTGCAAACATCTTACAAGCTGGCGGATAATCGATGGCATTCCGTGTCGGTTGAAAGAAATCGCAAGGAAGCCCGAATTGTCATTGACGGAGCACTGAAAAACCAAGTGCCAGAACCACCAGGTCCTGTGCGTGCACTTCATCTCACCTCGGAGCTCGTGGTGGGAGCCGCTACCGATTACAGAGACGGATTCGTCGGTTGCATAAGAGCGTTACTTCTCAACGGTCAATTACAGGATTTGAGAAGTTATGCCCGACGCGGGTTGTACGGCGTTACCGAAGGTTGTACGGGAAGATGCGAGAGTAATCCTTGCCTCAATAATGGCACGTGTCATGAAAGGTATGATGGATATTGGTGCGACTGTCGATGGACGGCGTTTAAAGGACCCATCTGTGCAGACG aaattgGTGTGAATATGCGACCCAGTTCGATGATAAAATACGACTTTATGGGCAGCTGGCGTTCCACTATCGCTGAGAAAATACGCGTTGGTTTCACGACGACAAATCCAAAAGGATTTTTACTTGGTCTCTTTTCCAATATCTCGGGAGAATATATGACTATAATGATCTCAAACAGCGGACATTTACGTGTGGTGTTTGACTTTGGTTTCGAGCGGCAAGAAGTCATATTTCCGTACAAACATTTCGGCTTGGGACAGTATCACGATATCAGGATCGGCCGGAAAAATTCAGGCGCAACTCTGGTAATGCAAGTTGACAATTATGAACCGAGGgaattcaattttaacataaagaATTCCGCGGATGCACAATTCAACAATATCCAATACATGTACATCGGCAAGAACGAATCTATGACGGAAGGATTCGCGGGTTGCATATCGAGAGTCGAATTTGATGATATATATCCGTTAAAACTACTCTTCCAAGAGAATGGACCTGGCAACGTACGCTCGCTCGGTACTCCATTGACCGAAGACTTTTGTGGAGTCGAGCCGATCACACATCCGCCGGATGTCATCGAGACACGTCCGCCGCCGCAAGTGGACGAGGAAAAAGTGAGAGCCGCGTACAATGAGACTGACACAGCCATTTTAGGAAGCGTACTAGCGGTTATTCTGATTGCGCTTGTGATTATGGCAATCCTCATAGGTAGATATATGTCTAGGCATAAAGGCGAATATTTGACGCAAGAGGACAAAGGTGCTGAGATTGCCTTGGATCCGGATTCAGCAGTTGTACATTCTGCCACTGGTCATCAAGTccagaagaaaaaagaatggtTCATCTGA